Proteins co-encoded in one Phycodurus eques isolate BA_2022a chromosome 21, UOR_Pequ_1.1, whole genome shotgun sequence genomic window:
- the chchd7 gene encoding coiled-coil-helix-coiled-coil-helix domain-containing protein 7 translates to MDKNARKVRNQDINPCIEESDASQKCLDASNYDKNMCTAFFQSYKNCRKYWHNIMLHRRREGVKPDMPTATERQDMLSAIGGKPY, encoded by the exons atggacaaaaatgccAGAAAAGTCCGGAATCAAGACATAAATCCTTGCATTGAA GAAAGTGATGCTTCTcaaaaatgtttggatgcttCCAACTATGATAAGAACATGTGCACAGCCTTCTTCCAGAGTTACAAAAACTGTAGGAAATATTGG CACAATATAATGTTGCACCGGAGAAGAGAGGGTGTCAAACCTGACATGCCCACTGCTACAGAAAGGCAGGATATGCTCTCTGCTATTGGAGGGAAGCCATATTGA
- the arhgef4 gene encoding rho guanine nucleotide exchange factor 4 isoform X1 yields MGAVLSWFSTRFYILVLDTACTLIHIKPKESLEEPPQLFKGCGIEDCGLGDNFFKLSQKTGDGGYTSEYRTHSKETHTISDSGLRHEMEDSLNGLVRLEDIKVQQATSESVCIGQSKTRRIKSLSIQHKQRKEFAMCLGNKHKDAKKHADNPAIGLKFSTRDMCSIDSQSYSFAENPILRQGQQQSSINQVCIGYCGIMEPNCLHVQSANKPGTFNSKTKTRVTNGPTKAFGRLSLKDHCFSHSTPVGLDCLGRRRHISNFSTLPEGASQKSRSGEELGSEEDLLYEEFCSSIHCFGHPGGGGGEQLAVNELISDGNVVYAEALWDHVTMDDRELGFKAGDVIEVVDATNKQWWWGRIIDNEGWFPACFVRLRVNQDESAEDFKAHLELDQSTGGKEWGLGLFLGPGLPSKEHMRAKVINEIMSTERDYIKHLKDICEGYIKQCRKRTDMFTEEQLHTIFGNVEEIYRFQRKFLKILEKKYNKERPHLSEIGCCFLEHQVHFQIYSEYCNNHPNACIQLSLLMKVSKYVLFFEACRLLQKMIDISLDGFLLTPVQKICKYPLQLAELLKYTNPQHREYNDVEAALNAMKNVARLINERKRRLENIEKIARWQSSIEGWEGADVLSRSSDLIFSGELTKLSLPHARSQQRMFFLFDHQIVYCKKDLLRRDMLYYKGRLDMDHMEVIDVEDGKENHFNVSVKNTLQLRSLAGDEVHLLCAKKPEQKQRWLRAFAEERRQVQSDRETGFTLTEDQKKQAILNACKSCLSGKPKVVSRPYYDLLLRQKHPSLPTALPQQHVFMLEEPKRKASTFWHNISRLTPFKK; encoded by the exons ATGGGAGCAGTGCTAAGTTGGTTTTCTACTCGCTTTTACATTTTGGTGCTGGATACAGCCTGCACGTTGATACACATAAAA CCTAAAGAATCCCTTGAAGAACCCCCTCAACTATTTAAAGGATGTGGGATAGAAGATTGTGGCTTAGGTGATAACTTCTTCAAACTAAGCCAGAAAACGGGGGATGGAGGTTACACTTCTGAATACCGTACCCACTCAAAGGAGACCCACACAATTTCAGATTCAGGTCTTCGTCATGAGATGGAGGATTCTCTCAACGGCCTGGTGCGACTTGAGGACATCAAGGTTCAGCAGGCAACATCTGAAAGCGTCTGTATTGGTCAGAGTAAAACCAGAAGGATAAAATCACTATCTATTCAGCACAAACAGAGAAAGGAGTTTGCCATGTGTTTGGGAAACAAGCACAAGGATGCGAAGAAACACGCAGACAACCCTGCTATAGGTTTGAAATTCAGCACCAGAGACATGTGTTCCATTGATAGCCAAAGTTATTCTTTTGCAGAGAACCCAATATTACGACAAGGCCAACAACAATCAAGTATCAATCAGGTTTGCATTGGATACTGTGGAATAATGGAGCCAAATTGTTTACATGTACAAAGTGCAAACAAACCTGGCACATTTAATTCAAAG ACTAAAACCAGAGTTACCAATGGACCCACTAAGGCGTTCGGACGATTGTCCCTCAAGGATCATTGTTTCTCACACAGCACCCCGGTTGGTCTGGATTGTCTGGGCAGGAGAAGACACATTTCAAACTTCT CGACTTTGCCTGAAGGGGCCTCCCAGAAGTCGAGGTCTGGAGAAGAGCTGGGCAGTGAGGAAGACTTGTTGTATGAAGAGTTCTGCAGTTCAATTCACTGTTTTGGACATCCAGGAGGAGGTGGGGGAGAGCAGCTGGCTGTCAATGAG CTTATCAGCGATGGCAATGTGGTGTACGCAGAGGCACTCTGGGATCACGTCACCATGGATGACCGAGAGCTCGGCTTTAAGGCTGGTGATGTCATCGAAGTAGTGGATGCCACCAACAAGCAGTGGTGGTGGGGTCGCATCATAGACAATGAGGGATGGTTTCCGGCCTGCTTTGTTCGG TTGCGTGTGAACCAGGACGAGTCTGCAGAAGACTTTAAAGCCCACCTGGAGCTGGACCAGTCCACAGGAGGCAAAGAATGGGGTCTTGGATTGTTCTTGGGACCAGGATTGCCTAGCAAGGAACACATGAGGGCAAAGGTCATCAATGAGATCATGAGCACAGAGCGAGATTACATCAAGCACCTAAAAGACATCTGCGAG GGTTATATCAAACAGTGCCGCAAGAGGACAGACATGTTCACGGAGGAGCAGCTTCACACCATCTTCGGCAATGTTGAAGAGATCTACAGGTTCCAGAGAAAGTTCTTAAAGATCCTAGAGAAGAAGTACAACAAGGAGCGACCACACCTGAGTGAGATTGGCTGCTGCTTCCTTGAACAC CAAGTTCATTTTCAGATCTATTCTGAGTACTGCAACAATCATCCCAATGCCTGTATCCAGCTATCCTTGCTTATGAAGGTCAGCAAGTATGTGCTCTTCTTTGAGGCCTGTCGACTCCTCCAAAAGATGATTGACATTTCGCTGGATGGATTCTTGCTCACACCGGTTCAGAAGATCTGCAAGTATCCGTTGCAACTAGCCGAGCTGCTCAAATATACCAATCCACAGCACAG ggAGTACAACGATGTGGAGGCTGCCCTAAACGCAATGAAGAATGTGGCCAGGCTCATCAATGAGAGGAAACGGCGTCTTGAGAATATTGAAAAGATCGCCCGATGGCAGAGTTCCATAGAGGGCTGGGAG GGTGCAGATGTATTAAGCAGGAGCTCTGATCTCATCTTCTCAGGAGAGTTGACCAAACTGTCTCTACCACATGCCAGGAGTCAGCAGAGAatgtttttcctctttgaccaTCAGATCGTGTATTGCAAAAAG GATCTCTTGCGACGTGACATGCTGTATTACAAAGGTCGGCTGGACATGGACCACATGGAGGTCATCGATGTCGAGGATGGCAAGGAGAACCACTTTAACGTCAGTGTGAAAAACACCCTGCAGCTGCGCTCACTGGCTGGCGATGAGGTTCACCTCCTGTGCGCCAAAAAGCCGGAACAGAAACAGCGGTGGCTTCGAGCCTTCGCCGAAGAGAGGAGGCAGGTCCAGTCCGACCGGGAGACAG gTTTCACTCTCACtgaagaccagaaaaaacaggCCATTCTAAATGCCTGCAAAAGCTGTCTCTCTGGGAAACCCAAAG TGGTGAGCAGACCCTACTACGATTTACTCCTGAGACAGAAACACCCCTCCCTCCCCACGGCCTTACCACAACAGCACGTCTTCATGCTGGAAGAACCCAAGCGCAAAGCCTCGACCTTCTGGCACAATATCAGCAGACTGACaccctttaaaaaataa
- the arhgef4 gene encoding rho guanine nucleotide exchange factor 4 isoform X2 has protein sequence MGAVLSWFSTRFYILVLDTACTLIHIKPKESLEEPPQLFKGCGIEDCGLGDNFFKLSQKTGDGGYTSEYRTHSKETHTISDSGLRHEMEDSLNGLVRLEDIKVQQATSESVCIGQSKTRRIKSLSIQHKQRKEFAMCLGNKHKDAKKHADNPAIGLKFSTRDMCSIDSQSYSFAENPILRQGQQQSSINQVCIGYCGIMEPNCLHVQSANKPGTFNSKTKTRVTNGPTKAFGRLSLKDHCFSHSTPVGLDCLGRRRHISNFSTLPEGASQKSRSGEELGSEEDLLYEEFCSSIHCFGHPGGGGGEQLAVNELISDGNVVYAEALWDHVTMDDRELGFKAGDVIEVVDATNKQWWWGRIIDNEGWFPACFVRLRVNQDESAEDFKAHLELDQSTGGKEWGLGLFLGPGLPSKEHMRAKVINEIMSTERDYIKHLKDICEGYIKQCRKRTDMFTEEQLHTIFGNVEEIYRFQRKFLKILEKKYNKERPHLSEIGCCFLEHQVHFQIYSEYCNNHPNACIQLSLLMKVSKYVLFFEACRLLQKMIDISLDGFLLTPVQKICKYPLQLAELLKYTNPQHREYNDVEAALNAMKNVARLINERKRRLENIEKIARWQSSIEGWEGADVLSRSSDLIFSGELTKLSLPHARSQQRMFFLFDHQIVYCKKDLLRRDMLYYKGRLDMDHMEVIDVEDGKENHFNVSVKNTLQLRSLAGDEVHLLCAKKPEQKQRWLRAFAEERRQVQSDRETVVSRPYYDLLLRQKHPSLPTALPQQHVFMLEEPKRKASTFWHNISRLTPFKK, from the exons ATGGGAGCAGTGCTAAGTTGGTTTTCTACTCGCTTTTACATTTTGGTGCTGGATACAGCCTGCACGTTGATACACATAAAA CCTAAAGAATCCCTTGAAGAACCCCCTCAACTATTTAAAGGATGTGGGATAGAAGATTGTGGCTTAGGTGATAACTTCTTCAAACTAAGCCAGAAAACGGGGGATGGAGGTTACACTTCTGAATACCGTACCCACTCAAAGGAGACCCACACAATTTCAGATTCAGGTCTTCGTCATGAGATGGAGGATTCTCTCAACGGCCTGGTGCGACTTGAGGACATCAAGGTTCAGCAGGCAACATCTGAAAGCGTCTGTATTGGTCAGAGTAAAACCAGAAGGATAAAATCACTATCTATTCAGCACAAACAGAGAAAGGAGTTTGCCATGTGTTTGGGAAACAAGCACAAGGATGCGAAGAAACACGCAGACAACCCTGCTATAGGTTTGAAATTCAGCACCAGAGACATGTGTTCCATTGATAGCCAAAGTTATTCTTTTGCAGAGAACCCAATATTACGACAAGGCCAACAACAATCAAGTATCAATCAGGTTTGCATTGGATACTGTGGAATAATGGAGCCAAATTGTTTACATGTACAAAGTGCAAACAAACCTGGCACATTTAATTCAAAG ACTAAAACCAGAGTTACCAATGGACCCACTAAGGCGTTCGGACGATTGTCCCTCAAGGATCATTGTTTCTCACACAGCACCCCGGTTGGTCTGGATTGTCTGGGCAGGAGAAGACACATTTCAAACTTCT CGACTTTGCCTGAAGGGGCCTCCCAGAAGTCGAGGTCTGGAGAAGAGCTGGGCAGTGAGGAAGACTTGTTGTATGAAGAGTTCTGCAGTTCAATTCACTGTTTTGGACATCCAGGAGGAGGTGGGGGAGAGCAGCTGGCTGTCAATGAG CTTATCAGCGATGGCAATGTGGTGTACGCAGAGGCACTCTGGGATCACGTCACCATGGATGACCGAGAGCTCGGCTTTAAGGCTGGTGATGTCATCGAAGTAGTGGATGCCACCAACAAGCAGTGGTGGTGGGGTCGCATCATAGACAATGAGGGATGGTTTCCGGCCTGCTTTGTTCGG TTGCGTGTGAACCAGGACGAGTCTGCAGAAGACTTTAAAGCCCACCTGGAGCTGGACCAGTCCACAGGAGGCAAAGAATGGGGTCTTGGATTGTTCTTGGGACCAGGATTGCCTAGCAAGGAACACATGAGGGCAAAGGTCATCAATGAGATCATGAGCACAGAGCGAGATTACATCAAGCACCTAAAAGACATCTGCGAG GGTTATATCAAACAGTGCCGCAAGAGGACAGACATGTTCACGGAGGAGCAGCTTCACACCATCTTCGGCAATGTTGAAGAGATCTACAGGTTCCAGAGAAAGTTCTTAAAGATCCTAGAGAAGAAGTACAACAAGGAGCGACCACACCTGAGTGAGATTGGCTGCTGCTTCCTTGAACAC CAAGTTCATTTTCAGATCTATTCTGAGTACTGCAACAATCATCCCAATGCCTGTATCCAGCTATCCTTGCTTATGAAGGTCAGCAAGTATGTGCTCTTCTTTGAGGCCTGTCGACTCCTCCAAAAGATGATTGACATTTCGCTGGATGGATTCTTGCTCACACCGGTTCAGAAGATCTGCAAGTATCCGTTGCAACTAGCCGAGCTGCTCAAATATACCAATCCACAGCACAG ggAGTACAACGATGTGGAGGCTGCCCTAAACGCAATGAAGAATGTGGCCAGGCTCATCAATGAGAGGAAACGGCGTCTTGAGAATATTGAAAAGATCGCCCGATGGCAGAGTTCCATAGAGGGCTGGGAG GGTGCAGATGTATTAAGCAGGAGCTCTGATCTCATCTTCTCAGGAGAGTTGACCAAACTGTCTCTACCACATGCCAGGAGTCAGCAGAGAatgtttttcctctttgaccaTCAGATCGTGTATTGCAAAAAG GATCTCTTGCGACGTGACATGCTGTATTACAAAGGTCGGCTGGACATGGACCACATGGAGGTCATCGATGTCGAGGATGGCAAGGAGAACCACTTTAACGTCAGTGTGAAAAACACCCTGCAGCTGCGCTCACTGGCTGGCGATGAGGTTCACCTCCTGTGCGCCAAAAAGCCGGAACAGAAACAGCGGTGGCTTCGAGCCTTCGCCGAAGAGAGGAGGCAGGTCCAGTCCGACCGGGAGACAG TGGTGAGCAGACCCTACTACGATTTACTCCTGAGACAGAAACACCCCTCCCTCCCCACGGCCTTACCACAACAGCACGTCTTCATGCTGGAAGAACCCAAGCGCAAAGCCTCGACCTTCTGGCACAATATCAGCAGACTGACaccctttaaaaaataa
- the arhgef4 gene encoding rho guanine nucleotide exchange factor 4 isoform X4 gives MISANIVDNGDSCLTAIRTSVSGICMLKHICTKTRVTNGPTKAFGRLSLKDHCFSHSTPVGLDCLGRRRHISNFSTLPEGASQKSRSGEELGSEEDLLYEEFCSSIHCFGHPGGGGGEQLAVNELISDGNVVYAEALWDHVTMDDRELGFKAGDVIEVVDATNKQWWWGRIIDNEGWFPACFVRLRVNQDESAEDFKAHLELDQSTGGKEWGLGLFLGPGLPSKEHMRAKVINEIMSTERDYIKHLKDICEGYIKQCRKRTDMFTEEQLHTIFGNVEEIYRFQRKFLKILEKKYNKERPHLSEIGCCFLEHQVHFQIYSEYCNNHPNACIQLSLLMKVSKYVLFFEACRLLQKMIDISLDGFLLTPVQKICKYPLQLAELLKYTNPQHREYNDVEAALNAMKNVARLINERKRRLENIEKIARWQSSIEGWEGADVLSRSSDLIFSGELTKLSLPHARSQQRMFFLFDHQIVYCKKDLLRRDMLYYKGRLDMDHMEVIDVEDGKENHFNVSVKNTLQLRSLAGDEVHLLCAKKPEQKQRWLRAFAEERRQVQSDRETGFTLTEDQKKQAILNACKSCLSGKPKVVSRPYYDLLLRQKHPSLPTALPQQHVFMLEEPKRKASTFWHNISRLTPFKK, from the exons ATGATATCTGCAAACATCGTAGACAATGGAGACTCCTGTCTGACAGCAATCAGAACCTCTGTCTCTGGCATCTGCATGTTAAAGCACATTTGC ACTAAAACCAGAGTTACCAATGGACCCACTAAGGCGTTCGGACGATTGTCCCTCAAGGATCATTGTTTCTCACACAGCACCCCGGTTGGTCTGGATTGTCTGGGCAGGAGAAGACACATTTCAAACTTCT CGACTTTGCCTGAAGGGGCCTCCCAGAAGTCGAGGTCTGGAGAAGAGCTGGGCAGTGAGGAAGACTTGTTGTATGAAGAGTTCTGCAGTTCAATTCACTGTTTTGGACATCCAGGAGGAGGTGGGGGAGAGCAGCTGGCTGTCAATGAG CTTATCAGCGATGGCAATGTGGTGTACGCAGAGGCACTCTGGGATCACGTCACCATGGATGACCGAGAGCTCGGCTTTAAGGCTGGTGATGTCATCGAAGTAGTGGATGCCACCAACAAGCAGTGGTGGTGGGGTCGCATCATAGACAATGAGGGATGGTTTCCGGCCTGCTTTGTTCGG TTGCGTGTGAACCAGGACGAGTCTGCAGAAGACTTTAAAGCCCACCTGGAGCTGGACCAGTCCACAGGAGGCAAAGAATGGGGTCTTGGATTGTTCTTGGGACCAGGATTGCCTAGCAAGGAACACATGAGGGCAAAGGTCATCAATGAGATCATGAGCACAGAGCGAGATTACATCAAGCACCTAAAAGACATCTGCGAG GGTTATATCAAACAGTGCCGCAAGAGGACAGACATGTTCACGGAGGAGCAGCTTCACACCATCTTCGGCAATGTTGAAGAGATCTACAGGTTCCAGAGAAAGTTCTTAAAGATCCTAGAGAAGAAGTACAACAAGGAGCGACCACACCTGAGTGAGATTGGCTGCTGCTTCCTTGAACAC CAAGTTCATTTTCAGATCTATTCTGAGTACTGCAACAATCATCCCAATGCCTGTATCCAGCTATCCTTGCTTATGAAGGTCAGCAAGTATGTGCTCTTCTTTGAGGCCTGTCGACTCCTCCAAAAGATGATTGACATTTCGCTGGATGGATTCTTGCTCACACCGGTTCAGAAGATCTGCAAGTATCCGTTGCAACTAGCCGAGCTGCTCAAATATACCAATCCACAGCACAG ggAGTACAACGATGTGGAGGCTGCCCTAAACGCAATGAAGAATGTGGCCAGGCTCATCAATGAGAGGAAACGGCGTCTTGAGAATATTGAAAAGATCGCCCGATGGCAGAGTTCCATAGAGGGCTGGGAG GGTGCAGATGTATTAAGCAGGAGCTCTGATCTCATCTTCTCAGGAGAGTTGACCAAACTGTCTCTACCACATGCCAGGAGTCAGCAGAGAatgtttttcctctttgaccaTCAGATCGTGTATTGCAAAAAG GATCTCTTGCGACGTGACATGCTGTATTACAAAGGTCGGCTGGACATGGACCACATGGAGGTCATCGATGTCGAGGATGGCAAGGAGAACCACTTTAACGTCAGTGTGAAAAACACCCTGCAGCTGCGCTCACTGGCTGGCGATGAGGTTCACCTCCTGTGCGCCAAAAAGCCGGAACAGAAACAGCGGTGGCTTCGAGCCTTCGCCGAAGAGAGGAGGCAGGTCCAGTCCGACCGGGAGACAG gTTTCACTCTCACtgaagaccagaaaaaacaggCCATTCTAAATGCCTGCAAAAGCTGTCTCTCTGGGAAACCCAAAG TGGTGAGCAGACCCTACTACGATTTACTCCTGAGACAGAAACACCCCTCCCTCCCCACGGCCTTACCACAACAGCACGTCTTCATGCTGGAAGAACCCAAGCGCAAAGCCTCGACCTTCTGGCACAATATCAGCAGACTGACaccctttaaaaaataa
- the arhgef4 gene encoding rho guanine nucleotide exchange factor 4 isoform X3, with translation MRTHQTSKGSAPLPEDSCGSSGSLGESPGSDSNGASLTSGMVDSMVDTGAEVGGCIRGFEGSLSGTLKGVLSRYWSLESLHSTTATLPEGASQKSRSGEELGSEEDLLYEEFCSSIHCFGHPGGGGGEQLAVNELISDGNVVYAEALWDHVTMDDRELGFKAGDVIEVVDATNKQWWWGRIIDNEGWFPACFVRLRVNQDESAEDFKAHLELDQSTGGKEWGLGLFLGPGLPSKEHMRAKVINEIMSTERDYIKHLKDICEGYIKQCRKRTDMFTEEQLHTIFGNVEEIYRFQRKFLKILEKKYNKERPHLSEIGCCFLEHQVHFQIYSEYCNNHPNACIQLSLLMKVSKYVLFFEACRLLQKMIDISLDGFLLTPVQKICKYPLQLAELLKYTNPQHREYNDVEAALNAMKNVARLINERKRRLENIEKIARWQSSIEGWEGADVLSRSSDLIFSGELTKLSLPHARSQQRMFFLFDHQIVYCKKDLLRRDMLYYKGRLDMDHMEVIDVEDGKENHFNVSVKNTLQLRSLAGDEVHLLCAKKPEQKQRWLRAFAEERRQVQSDRETGFTLTEDQKKQAILNACKSCLSGKPKVVSRPYYDLLLRQKHPSLPTALPQQHVFMLEEPKRKASTFWHNISRLTPFKK, from the exons ATGCGGACCCACCAGACCTCAAAAGGAAGTGCACCCCTGCCCGAGGACAGTTGCGGTAGCAGTGGAAGCTTAGGGGAGTCGCCGGGGTCTGACTCTAATGGAGCATCCCTGACAAGCGGAATGGTTGACAGCATGGTGGACACTGGTGCCGAGGTTGGTGGCTGTATCAGGGGATTTGAAGGTAGCCTGAGCGGCACTTTGAAAGGTGTCCTGTCTCGGTACTGGAGCTTGGAGAGTCTCCACTCCACCACAG CGACTTTGCCTGAAGGGGCCTCCCAGAAGTCGAGGTCTGGAGAAGAGCTGGGCAGTGAGGAAGACTTGTTGTATGAAGAGTTCTGCAGTTCAATTCACTGTTTTGGACATCCAGGAGGAGGTGGGGGAGAGCAGCTGGCTGTCAATGAG CTTATCAGCGATGGCAATGTGGTGTACGCAGAGGCACTCTGGGATCACGTCACCATGGATGACCGAGAGCTCGGCTTTAAGGCTGGTGATGTCATCGAAGTAGTGGATGCCACCAACAAGCAGTGGTGGTGGGGTCGCATCATAGACAATGAGGGATGGTTTCCGGCCTGCTTTGTTCGG TTGCGTGTGAACCAGGACGAGTCTGCAGAAGACTTTAAAGCCCACCTGGAGCTGGACCAGTCCACAGGAGGCAAAGAATGGGGTCTTGGATTGTTCTTGGGACCAGGATTGCCTAGCAAGGAACACATGAGGGCAAAGGTCATCAATGAGATCATGAGCACAGAGCGAGATTACATCAAGCACCTAAAAGACATCTGCGAG GGTTATATCAAACAGTGCCGCAAGAGGACAGACATGTTCACGGAGGAGCAGCTTCACACCATCTTCGGCAATGTTGAAGAGATCTACAGGTTCCAGAGAAAGTTCTTAAAGATCCTAGAGAAGAAGTACAACAAGGAGCGACCACACCTGAGTGAGATTGGCTGCTGCTTCCTTGAACAC CAAGTTCATTTTCAGATCTATTCTGAGTACTGCAACAATCATCCCAATGCCTGTATCCAGCTATCCTTGCTTATGAAGGTCAGCAAGTATGTGCTCTTCTTTGAGGCCTGTCGACTCCTCCAAAAGATGATTGACATTTCGCTGGATGGATTCTTGCTCACACCGGTTCAGAAGATCTGCAAGTATCCGTTGCAACTAGCCGAGCTGCTCAAATATACCAATCCACAGCACAG ggAGTACAACGATGTGGAGGCTGCCCTAAACGCAATGAAGAATGTGGCCAGGCTCATCAATGAGAGGAAACGGCGTCTTGAGAATATTGAAAAGATCGCCCGATGGCAGAGTTCCATAGAGGGCTGGGAG GGTGCAGATGTATTAAGCAGGAGCTCTGATCTCATCTTCTCAGGAGAGTTGACCAAACTGTCTCTACCACATGCCAGGAGTCAGCAGAGAatgtttttcctctttgaccaTCAGATCGTGTATTGCAAAAAG GATCTCTTGCGACGTGACATGCTGTATTACAAAGGTCGGCTGGACATGGACCACATGGAGGTCATCGATGTCGAGGATGGCAAGGAGAACCACTTTAACGTCAGTGTGAAAAACACCCTGCAGCTGCGCTCACTGGCTGGCGATGAGGTTCACCTCCTGTGCGCCAAAAAGCCGGAACAGAAACAGCGGTGGCTTCGAGCCTTCGCCGAAGAGAGGAGGCAGGTCCAGTCCGACCGGGAGACAG gTTTCACTCTCACtgaagaccagaaaaaacaggCCATTCTAAATGCCTGCAAAAGCTGTCTCTCTGGGAAACCCAAAG TGGTGAGCAGACCCTACTACGATTTACTCCTGAGACAGAAACACCCCTCCCTCCCCACGGCCTTACCACAACAGCACGTCTTCATGCTGGAAGAACCCAAGCGCAAAGCCTCGACCTTCTGGCACAATATCAGCAGACTGACaccctttaaaaaataa